The nucleotide sequence TAGTAAGTTATGATTCAAAACTTGAAGCAATTAGAATTGTTAGTCCTATGGTTGGAACACCAGCATATGAAGCAGGACTTCAGGCTGATGATTTAATAATTAGTGTTGATGGATCTCCCGTATCTGATATAGGTTATATTGGAGCTGTTAATAAGATGAGAGGTGCTCCAGGAACAAAAGTACAAATAGAAATTTTTAGAGAAGGTTGGGAAGAAACAAAAAAAATCACCTTAATAAGAGCTAAAATAGAAACAGTTACTGCAAAATATAAAGTTTTTAATAGCGATGATTTTAAAATTGGATATATAAAATTAACAAATTTTGCAGAAAAAAGTGCATCTGAAATGCAAAAAGCTTTAAAAGCTATTGAAAAAGAGAATGTAAATGGTATTATTTTAGACTTAAGAAATAACCCTGGAGGATTTCTTAATGTCGCTATTGATATAGCAAGCATGTTTATTAAAGATAAAACAATAGTAACAGTAAGATATTATGACGGGTCGGAAGAAATTATAAAACCAAAAACATATGAACACTTTGATTTTTTAGATAAATTACCTATAGTATTATTAGTAAATAAATCATCAGCTTCAGCATCTGAAATTTTAACCGGAGCATTAAAAGATAATAAAATAGCTATTGTTATCGGGAAAACCACTTATGGTAAAGCAGCTGTTCAAAGACCTATTCCTCTATCTAACGGTGGAGAAGTTTGGTTACCAATAGGACATTATTTTACTCCTAATGGAAATGATATTCATTTAAAAGGTATAAATCCTGATATTGAAATAGATAATCCTACAAAAGAAATAAAAGATGTTGAACAATTAGAAGCTAAAAATACTACTACTTTTGAAGCAGTTATTGATTTAGATAATGATTTACAATTATTAAAGGCTATTGAAGTTTTAAAATCGGGGGAAGATAATTAATGAGAATTTATGGAATGGTAATAGTTTTTTCTATTACCATTCTTTTATTAAGTATTATAACCTATTTTTTATTTGGAAATATTGAAAAAGAAGAAATTATAAGAGATACACTTCCTATATTTACTATAAATAATTATCATAATGAAATAAAAAATGGTATAATTTCCAAGATATCTAATTTTAAAAATATTTCAAAGATTTTTTTTGTTATTGATGATTTAGGTATTTTTGTTGGTAAAATAAATGTTGATTATTTAAATAATCATATTTATATTGCTGTAATTAATTCAGAAACTTATAATGAATTAAAAATAACTTTAAAATCATTAGATTCTTCTATTCAAGAACATAAAGAAAACATATCATTTTATGGTTTAGATTTAGTAAAAAATATATCTTATTCTAAGAATTTTACTTTAGTTAATTATCCTACTATAGCTATATTAGATTTATCAAAACTTTCACTAGAACAATTAAGTTTTTTAAAATTAAAATATTATGTTATGGATAAAAACACGTATAAGCCTTATTCATTTAAAACTGATTTTTTAGAAAACCTAAAAAAAGAAAATGGTATAATATTAGATTCTAATATCATTAATAATCCTGGAGTTAAACCTTTATTAGAGGTATTTGAAGAGTTAGGTATTAATGTTATATATGATATGAAAGTATATACTGGAGGAATACACTAATGTTAAATTATATTTTTAAAATCATATTTTCACCTAGAAAAGTAAAAAGTGCTCCTTTTTACAATATATATGTTGGAATTATAATTTTATTATTTTTCTGGTTTTCTCCATTATTTTCAAATTTAACTATATATGGTTTTTTCAAAAAAACACTTTTAATTGTTTCTTTAATATTTGTAAATAATGGTATAAGAACATCTTTTTATGATATTAAAGATTTCAGAAATGTTTTCCCATATTATATTCTTTCTTCATCGCCATTGTTATTCATAGGTTTTTTTAGCATTCTTATTAAATACTCCTTTCATTATTATTTTATATTACCTTTTATTTGGATGGAATTATTAAAGATAAGAATAGATATAATGCATAAAAAATATTTTGCTATTATTTTTGGAATTATAATTGACACTTTAGTATATTTATTGCTCTGGAGATGATAAAATGAAAAAAAAATATTTATTACTTTCAGAATTTCTCACTAAAAATTACAAATTAATACTAATTTTATTTTTTATTCTTTCTATTTCTATAATATATAATGTAACTAATTTAAAAATTAATTCTGATCTTTTAGAGCTTTTACCAAAAGATGATCCCATAGTTCTTTCATATAAAAATGAATCTAAAAATCAATCAGAATCTGAAATAATGATTGTCGCCTTTTATTTAAATGAAGATACTAATTATAGAAAATTAGCTCTTGATTTTAAAGAAGAAATGAAAAATTTGAATGGTTTTAAAGATTTAGCTAAAACAGATGTATCATTACTATTATCATACGGATTTTTAAATGTTTCAAATTCCAATTTAATAGATGAATTGGTAAAAAATATAAATAAAACCTTTGAATCTTTTTCTAATATAAATCCATATGATTTTAAATCATTTGAATATATTAACGATACTTTATATTTATTAAATAAATTAAATGATAATTTTGAATCTTCTAAACAAACTGATCCATTATTAGGATACTATACATTATCTCCAGATAAAAAAATAATGGTAATGGGAGTAACATTTAATGAACCTACTTCAAACTTAGATTTTGTAAATATTATAATTCCGAAAGTTAAAAATATTCTAAATAAGATAAATACTAAATATAATATTAAAACCGGACTAACAGGCTCTTATATCTATTCCTATGAAGCTAATAAAACTGTTTCTTTTGATTTTTCTATTACAACATATCTTTCAATAGTACTTATTATGATTATTTTCTATATTACCTTTGGTAATTTAACAAGTACTATATTAGTTTTTATCAGTTTAATTTTTTCAGTAGGTATAACTTTAGGATTATCTACTCTTATTTTTAAAGAATTAAATATTTTAACTTCATTTGTTGCTGCAATTACTCTAGGTTTAGGTATTGATTATGGCATACATATAACTAGTAGGTTAATAACGGAATTTAAAGAAAGAAAAAATTATATAGAAGCACTATCAATAACATATGAAACGGTATTAATTCCTATAATCTATGGTGTTTTAACAACAATTCTTGTTTTTCTTTCTTTAGTATTTATTAAACTTCCTGCTTTTACCGAAATGGCTATAATAAGTAGCTTAGGTTTATTCGTATTTGCTTTAATTATGATTTTTATTACTCCTATTACATTTTACCCTTTTAGACATATTATTCTAAAAACTTATAAAGAAAATAAAATAAATATTTGGTTTCAAAAACTAGGAGTTTGGATACCAAAAAGGCGAAAAATAATATTATCATTTATTATATTATTTATATCAATTTTCTCTGTATTTGGTATAATTAACTTTTCTAATTTTTCTTATACCCCACCAGGATTAGCACCAACAAATTCAGAAAGTAGTCAAACCTTTAATGATATAGCCGAACACTTTGGTAATTCATTATTTAATGAATTACAATTTATTATTGCTATAGATGAAAATTCTCAAGAATTTATAGACGAACTAAAAAAATCACCATATATTTCCAAAGTTGAAAGTTATTTAGATATATTAAAAAAACAATTAGGTGATTTTGAAAAAATTAAATTGAAAACTCAAGAAATATCTAAAATTGTAAACGATCCATTCACTGTTGCTGTATTAAAAAAATACGATATTTATTCTGAAACTTTAAAAATTATTGATTTAGCAGCTAACTCAAATAATGAAAAAGATTTTATACTAGGAATTACTGAATTAATACCAGAAAGTTTAAGAAAAAATATTTTAATTAATAAAGAAGGTAAAGATTATTTTATAGTATACGTAACTCCTTCAATTAATTTAAATGCAAACAATGGAATGAAATATTTTTATGACTCTGTTAAACAATATATAAATAGATTTTTAGGTAGTTCTAAAGCTTTGTACAGACTTATGTATTTAATAGAAAAACAATTTTTCTCTGTTCTAGCATTTTCTATTGTTATGATAGGACTTCTAACATATTTATCAAGAAAATCATCAAAAGAAACAATTATTGCTATATTAGGTTTAATTTTCACAAATTTTACAACATTTGGAATTATTTACTTTTTTGATATTAACGCAACATTCTTAACAATAATTTCACTACCTTTAATATTTGGTATTGGAGTAGATGGATATATACATTTATTTCACGCAATTGATGAAGATAAATCGCATTATTGGCATACTTTAAAAGCTATAACATTATCATTTTTAACAACAATCTCATCTTTTATAACCTTTCAATTATCCAGAGGGGAATTACTTAAGCAGTTTAGTTTAACAATGGTTTTGGGCATTTTTATTTCATGGATTATGACAGTATTATTGATACCTTCATTAAAAAAATGATTTTTACATAAATAGTTCTTTTGTTACGTTTGAAAATTCACAATTAATATTAAAGTATTGAAACTTAACATTTATTTTTGTATACTATAGATGTAAAAAGAAAATCCCCCTATCCCCCCCTGAAATAGATGGATAGACATTTAACGGATCCTTTGGATCCGTTTTTTTTTATGATATAATATTCATATATTTTTCAGGAGGTTAATCATGAAAAAGTTAAAATTTATTTTATTTTCTTTATATATATTTATTATAATCACATTATTTACTTTTATAATTTTTATATACAGCGAAGTAAAAACATATAATCAAAATATTGAAAGAAATTATGTTAGAAATTTTATTATACAAACTGATAAAAAGATAATAGAAAATGTATATAATTATATTAAATATAATTATTTTAATTTTAAACCATTTCATATTATTATAAAAAAAAGCAATAATATATCTGACATAGAAAATAAAGATGGTTTAATAACAAAAAATATTGAAGTTGATAATAATATATATGAATTTAGTTATTCCATTGAAGATTACTTAAATTATATTAAATTATTTACTGGAAAAGATATTATTATATATTATAATAATAAAACTTACCCGGTTAGTATTAATTTAAATAACTTAAATAATAAACTGTCAATTAATTATGAAAACATTGATTTTTATATTTTAAATACTAATAATTTTAATGAACGATATTCACATTTTTTTATGACTATTTTAGTATTAATATTCATAGTATTATACATAATTATTCATAGGATTTATTATTATTCGAAATTAGATATATTAAATATCATTGAATTTATAAACAAAAGAGATGATAATATAAAATTAAATACCCAAGAAGGAAATATATTAAAAGAAAATATTACAAAAATAATTGATAAAAATAAAAAATTAGAATCTATTTCAGAAGACTTAAAAAATGAATTTAATAAAAATATTGAAAGATATAATAATATAATAAATGATTTTATTATTGATATTAGTAATAAGCTCCAAAATATTTCAAATTATATTTACCTTCCTAACAAAAACAAAGAAGAAATAATAAATAAAAATATTAATGAACTTTCTAATATAATAGATAAATATATAATATTACTAGATTTCAAACAGAAATTAGAAAATGATATAGAAAACTACGATTTTTTTAACTTGGATGAATTACTTAATGAAATAATATATTATTTATCACAAAATTTATATAATATTACCATTAAAAAGCAAAATAACTTGATTAATAATATTATTTTTGGAAATAAAAAATTAATTTATTTATTATTATATGATATCTTAGTTTTAATATTATCCAACAAGTCTCATGGAAATATTATTTTAAAATATTATGTGATAGATGGAGAATTAGAAATAAAAATTATAGATGAAAATAATATATATAATGAATATTTAATATTACTAAAAAACAAATCCAATCATCTAAATATTGATTTAATATATAAATATTTAAATAATCTTAATGGTAATATATATATAAATCAAGATAGTAAAAATAATATAATTATAATTAGAATACCTATTAGTATAATAAATTTTCTAAATAAGTATGATTTTAAAAAGCTATTTAAAAATTATACTTTAGAATTAATAGAAAAAAAATATACATTAAATAAAGCAAATATATATATAAATGAATTATTATTCTCATATATAGAAACACTAAAAAATCCTACCTCTGAAAATGTTGAAAAAATCAAAAAAATTCTTAAAGATCATAAATTTGATTTATTAAATAATCTTTTAGATTATATTATACAAAATAATGATGAAAAAATTAGAAATTTATTAATTTCAAAATTAAAAACAGGAGGATAATCCTCCTGTTAAAATTTTTCCTTAATTTTTTCTATATCTTCACCTATTTCTTCCCAAATTTTATTTAATTCATCATCAGACAATTTTGCTAAATTATTTAACTTTTCAGGAACACCTTGTCTTTTTCCAGGTAAACATCCATCTGCTTTTACTTCACCTTTCACAAAACCTTTTGCAAACCCCGGACATCCAGGATAACCACATGCACCACAATTAATTCCTGGTAATAAATTTTCTGCAAATATCACTCTTAAATCTTCTTTTACTTCAAATTTCTTTTCAGCAAATGCTAAAAATGTTCCTGCTAAAAAACCTAAAATTGCAAGTAGTATTACCGCATTTATTATTATAGACATTATTACTCCTCCCTTATATTTTTATGAGACCTGAGAATCCCATAAATGCCATTGATAAAAGTCCTGCTGTAATTAAAGCAATAGCAGTTCCTTTAAATGGCTCAGGAATATCATAGTAGTCCATTCTTTCTCTAATAGCAGAGAAAATAATCAATGCCATTCCGAAACCAAAACCAGCCCCTAAAGCATTAACTATAGTTTCAACTAATGTATATTTATTAATTACATTAATTAATGCTAGACCTAAAATTGCACAATTAGTAGTAATTAAAGGCAAATAAATTCCTAATGCTTCATATAAATTTGGTGAAACTTTTTTTATATAAAACTCTATAAATTGAACTAATGTTGCAATAACAAGTATAAAAACAATAGTTGTTAAAAATTCCAACCCTAATTTAACCAATAAAAGATTTAAAAACCATGTAATTACACTGGATAAAACCATAACAAAAATAACTGCCATAGACATTCCAGATGCTGAACTTATTTTCTTAGAAACCCCTAAAAAAGGACATATACCTAAAAATTTAGACAAAACAAAATTATTGACTAATATTGCTGAGAGAAATATGAAAAACAATTTCATTTGTTTTCACCAGCCTTTGCTTTATTTCTATTATGTATTCCTATTGCATTAAACATTGCCAATAACATACCTAAAACCAAAAATGCTCCTGGTGGTAATATCATAACATATAATTTCATAGCATCTCCCCAAATAGGAAGACCAAAAATTGTACCATTTCCCAATAATTCCCTAACAGAACCCAATAATACTAAAGCTCCAGTAAATCCTAATCCCATACCTAACGCATCATAAATTGAATCTAATACTGTATTCTTTGAAGCAAATGATTCAGCACGACCTAAAATAATACAGTTAACAACTATTAACGGAATAAATAATCCTAATGTTTTCCATAAGTCATATACATATCCATGCATTAATATATCTACCATTGTAACAAAAGAAGCTATAACAACAATATATATAGGTATTCTAATATTTTTAGGAACCCATTTTTTAATTAAAGATACAACTATATTTGACAAAATTAAAACAGATAAAGTTGCTAATCCCATACCTAATGCATTTTCTGCATTAGTGGTAGTTGCTAGTGTAGGGCACATACCTAAAACTTGTATAAAAATAGGATTTTGTTCAAATAATCCAGCTTTAAAATTTTTTATATTAGCCATTATTGAATCACTCCTTTGGATTTGAGATATTCAAATCCTGCATTTATTGAATTAGCCACTGCTCTTGGAGTAATTGTTGCACCTGTCATCACATCACTAGTTTGTATTATACCTTTTTCTTTTCCTTCTTTTATTTGTTGAGGTGTGTTTAATAATACCCCAGCATCTTTATTTACTTTTACCCCATTCAACAATCCTTCATATGAAATTGGGAAAAATCTTTTCTTTATATTTTCTTGAGCGATATTTGCACCTAACCCTGGAGTTTCTTGTGAATAAGAAATTACTTCCAAATTATTAAAGTATATTTCATCCTCTTTTACAAAAGATACCACAGAAATAACTTCTCCTCCAAATCCTATACTTGATACTGTTAAAATATATATTTCTTGTCCTTTATCATTTATATATTTGTATACTGGAGAATATACTTTTGAATTTGAATTTGAATATAATATTCCACTTTCATTTGAATCCCAAATAGCTTCATCTAATTCTTTTGATGAGTTTGGAATATTACTTATTAATAATCCATCACCTTTTGAATTTTCTAACACTTTTTTAATAGCCTTTAATTTTGCTTGTAATTCAGCATTATCTATTGCTGGCTTTGCTGAAACATATACAATTGAAACAATTAATCCAGAGATTACAATAAATATCATTAATATAAGTCCTGTCTTTATATATTCTTTCATTATTTACCACCTCTTGTTGTTCCAAAAATGCGTGGTTTAGCATAAATATCAATTAATGGCACTAATGCATTCATAATTAAAATAGAGAATGAAACACCTTCAGGATATCCTCCAAAAAGCCTTATAACCATTGTAATTAATCCTAATCCCAATCCAAAAATAATCTGACCTTTAACTGTCATAGGGCTAGTAACCATATCAGTAGCCATAAACAATGCACCTAGCATTAATCCTCCTGCTAATAAATGAAATAATGGAGATGCATATTTTGTAGGATCAACTAAATAAAAAATTGAAGCAATTACAAATACTGTTGAAATATATGTAACTGGTATCCAAATTTTTATTCTTCCACGAACTACTAAATATATAAAACCTATCAACAATGCTAAAGCACTAACTTCCCCTATTGATCCTGGAACTGTACCAACAAAAAGTGATTTTAGACTAATTGTGTAATCAGACCAATTTGATAAAGAATCAATACCTTTTTCTTTTAATATTGCTAAAGGTGTTGCTGTTGTTATTGTATCAAATTTATAATAAAATGGTCTATACCAAGTTGTCATTGCAACTGGGAAAGATATTAACATAAATACCCTTCCAATTAATGCTGGGTTAAATACATTTTTACCCAAACCACCATAAACATGTTTTCCTAACACAATTGCGGCAAATGTTCCTATTAATATTTGCCACCAATTTACTGCTAAAGATAAATTCATTGCTAATAATAAACCTGTTACTGAAGCACTTCCATCTGGTTTAAAGTTTTTTTGTTTTCTAAGAACCTTCATTATAAATAATTCCATTACTTCTGCTAAAATCATTGTATATAACATTATCCATAACGCTCTTAATCCAAAAACCCATGTTGATACAATTACTGATGGTATGAGGGCTATTAATACATCTACCATCACAGCTCTTACACTATCTTTTGATCTTAAATGTGGTGCTGCTGCAACATTCAACTTCATTTTTTTGCCCTCCCTTTTAAAGCTCTAGCTACTTTCTTTCCAGTTTTAAAAGATTTAACCAATTCAATACCAGCTGGACATGCATATGAACATGATCCACATTCAATACAATCCATCAACCCATATTCAAGAGCTTTATCATACTCTCTTTTTTCAACTTGCATTTTTAATAAGTATGGCATTAAATTTATTGGACATACTTGAACACATTTTGAACATCTAATACATGGGAATAATTCTTTATCAGGTGCAACATCTTTAGTCATAACTGTTAATGCATTATTCCCTTTAAAAGTAGGAAGTTCTATATTTGGAAGTGGAATACCCATCATAGGGCCACCATACAATATTCTATCTATTTTTTCCTCTTCGACTAATCCAACATAATCTAACAAATCTTTTGCTAATGTACCTATTCTATATATAAAGTTTCCAGGATTTTTTACACCTTCACCGGTTAGTGTAATGCCTCTTTCTACTAAAGGTTTCCCTTTTTCAACAGCTTCATATATAGCATATATTGTTGAAACATTAAATACTATTGCTCCAACATCTAATGGCAATCCACCTGAAGGTACTTCTTTTTTTGTAATAGCATATATTAATTGTTTTTCCGCACCTTGAGGATACTTTGTTTTTAATACTTTTACTTCAATTGGTTCTCCAGATACAGCTTCTTTCATTTTTTCTATTGCATCAGGTTTATTACTTTCAATTCCAATATACGCTTTGTTTACTCCTGTTGCATGCATAATTATCTTTATACCTTTAACTATTTCTTTTGATTTTTCTAACATCATCCTATGGTCTATAGTTATATATGGTTCACATTCTGCAGCATTAATAATTAAATAATCTGCTTTTTTCCCTTCTGGAATAGACATTTTTACATGAGATGGGAACATCGCTCCACCTAGTCCCACAATACCTGCTTCTTTTACTATTTCTATAATTTCTTTTGGTGATTTTTTTGAATAATCTCCATGATTAGGAATAAAATCCCATTCATCATCACCTGTTCTTTGAATAACTATTACATCATTTTTTGAACCAGATGCGGCATTTGTCATTTTAATAATTTCCACAACTTCACCAGTTACAGAAGAGTGAATATTTGCAGAGATAAAACCATTAGCTTCACCAATTTTTTGACCTGTTTTTACTTTTTGGCCTGGTTCCACTAAAATCTTCGCAGGAGCTCCTATATGATTTGTAGTGTAAATATACACTTTTTCTGGTAGTGGCAAAACCTTTATTTCTTTATGTTCTGCCAATTCCTTTTTTTCAGGTGGATGAACTCCTCCCTTAAAAGATAATAGAGCCATTTCCTTCCTCCTTTCAATATTTCCTATTATGTGGAACATTATATAATGTTTTATTTGGCTTCTCATTATAATACGGTCTTGTGCAAAAACTACATCCACTTGTTTTTATTGCTTCATTATAAGAAATATCGACATCTGGTAATTTTACTAAAATGCCATTTTTAAATTCAAAATCGTCTTTTTTTACATCAAATTTTTCTATAATTTCTCTAGCAAGTTGTATTTTTCTATACCTTTCCAAAGATGGAGGATCTTTTTTTTCAAATTCAGTACCCGCAACTGGTGTAAAAGCAAATAATGATACTAAAATATTATATTTTTTCATTTCAAACATTAAATTAATTAAATCTTCATCTGTTTCCCCTAATCCAACAATAACATGAGTTGTTATTTTTCCCGGATATTTCTTTGAGGATTCAATTAAAATGTTAAAGAGAGAGTCAAAACTCCCTCCCCTAATTCTACCAAATAATTCTTTATTAGCAACATCAATTGATATACCTAAATCATCTATATTATACTTGAATATCTCATTTACTTCTTCCATATTTTTAGGTCTTAAAGATACTGCTTTTAACACAGGTATATCTTTTGTTTTATATAAAAATTCCTTTAAATCTTCAAAATAATTATTAGAATTAACTACTTGAAGGCATAATCTTTTAAATGGATTTTTATCTTTAATCTTAGTTATAAATTCATCTATATTATATTCTGGCCATTTAACTCTAGACAACAAATCTTTGTCTGAATTTGCATCCTTTGCTTGAGCACAAAAACTACAATTATATATACATTTTTCTCCCAACATCAAATAAGCTGTAGGCATATCAAAATTAATCTTACCCTTTTTAAAACCTAATAAAACAGCTGTTGCATAAGATAGTTTGACTTTCATTCTATTCCTCCTGAATTATTACTCCTTCTATATTATTACTAAATATAACTTTAATAATTGTTGCATCAGAAGAAGTATATATAATATTAGATGAATATCTTTTATCTTTAAAATCATTTTCAATAGTATTTATTTTTTCTAACTCTTTTTTCAATTTAATATCTCTATATATACTATTTTTATATATATAATTTATCATAAATATATTAAATACAACCCCTATAATAATTAAAGAAATTATTAAAATTAATGAAAAATTTTTCATCAAAATACTCCCAACCATATACCTAAAAAAATAGCTGCTATTATTAATCCTATTGATAATCCAAAAATAATTAATATATCACTACTCCTTACTTTATTTTGAGGTAAACCAGCTTCTCTTTTTAAACCATCTATACTTTCTTTTAAAACATCACCTATTATTTTATCTTCCGGTGGATTAAAATATTCTTCTCTTTTTCTGTGCATCTCCTCTATTCTATTAGAATCGACCATCATTTTTAAATTTTTTGAAATTACAGCCTTTCCAATTACCCCACCACCAAGATCAACTTTAATAAAATAATAGTCTGTGTTTTGAATTAATTCTTTCGCAATTAAACTTGATTCAATTGGCATAATATTTTTTCCTTGTTCGTCAAATTTATCTGGATATTGCTCCTTTAATCTATTAATATTTGCAGGTTCAACTGGATCTATTATTAGAGAATAAACGGGATCTCCAACATCTAAATTATTTATCGTCATACCATTCAAAGGATCCGATAGAGGTAAAACTTCAGGAGAATTTAAAACATCTACTCTACTTAAATATGCTTTTTCTTTCTCTGAAAAACTTCTGTGTTGAGTCATCAACCATACAAGATCTTGATAAGTTAATTTTTCTGCAACTATTCTTAAATTTATTTCTCCTTCCCATTCTTCAAAAATTTCTGTCAAAATAGCTTTAATAACAGCAACGTCTGAATCTCTTACTCCTAAAAACATTTTTGCGTTAACAATTTCTGGCCCATATCTTTTTATTGTAGATTGTACATATGCTAAAAATTGTTTATTAAGATCTAAAACAGTAG is from Marinitoga sp. 38H-ov and encodes:
- a CDS encoding S41 family peptidase; protein product: MSKKLKGIITILLIIFSFALLWANTNNTKDVEKLYLEKFQEPIYTLLYYINNIYYEKNDVNYDKVLDSTLKGLVDGLNDPFAWYLDSQQVTESKIEESGEYGGLGILVSYDSKLEAIRIVSPMVGTPAYEAGLQADDLIISVDGSPVSDIGYIGAVNKMRGAPGTKVQIEIFREGWEETKKITLIRAKIETVTAKYKVFNSDDFKIGYIKLTNFAEKSASEMQKALKAIEKENVNGIILDLRNNPGGFLNVAIDIASMFIKDKTIVTVRYYDGSEEIIKPKTYEHFDFLDKLPIVLLVNKSSASASEILTGALKDNKIAIVIGKTTYGKAAVQRPIPLSNGGEVWLPIGHYFTPNGNDIHLKGINPDIEIDNPTKEIKDVEQLEAKNTTTFEAVIDLDNDLQLLKAIEVLKSGEDN
- a CDS encoding MMPL family transporter, giving the protein MKKKYLLLSEFLTKNYKLILILFFILSISIIYNVTNLKINSDLLELLPKDDPIVLSYKNESKNQSESEIMIVAFYLNEDTNYRKLALDFKEEMKNLNGFKDLAKTDVSLLLSYGFLNVSNSNLIDELVKNINKTFESFSNINPYDFKSFEYINDTLYLLNKLNDNFESSKQTDPLLGYYTLSPDKKIMVMGVTFNEPTSNLDFVNIIIPKVKNILNKINTKYNIKTGLTGSYIYSYEANKTVSFDFSITTYLSIVLIMIIFYITFGNLTSTILVFISLIFSVGITLGLSTLIFKELNILTSFVAAITLGLGIDYGIHITSRLITEFKERKNYIEALSITYETVLIPIIYGVLTTILVFLSLVFIKLPAFTEMAIISSLGLFVFALIMIFITPITFYPFRHIILKTYKENKINIWFQKLGVWIPKRRKIILSFIILFISIFSVFGIINFSNFSYTPPGLAPTNSESSQTFNDIAEHFGNSLFNELQFIIAIDENSQEFIDELKKSPYISKVESYLDILKKQLGDFEKIKLKTQEISKIVNDPFTVAVLKKYDIYSETLKIIDLAANSNNEKDFILGITELIPESLRKNILINKEGKDYFIVYVTPSINLNANNGMKYFYDSVKQYINRFLGSSKALYRLMYLIEKQFFSVLAFSIVMIGLLTYLSRKSSKETIIAILGLIFTNFTTFGIIYFFDINATFLTIISLPLIFGIGVDGYIHLFHAIDEDKSHYWHTLKAITLSFLTTISSFITFQLSRGELLKQFSLTMVLGIFISWIMTVLLIPSLKK
- a CDS encoding (Fe-S)-binding protein — protein: MSIIINAVILLAILGFLAGTFLAFAEKKFEVKEDLRVIFAENLLPGINCGACGYPGCPGFAKGFVKGEVKADGCLPGKRQGVPEKLNNLAKLSDDELNKIWEEIGEDIEKIKEKF
- the rsxA gene encoding electron transport complex subunit RsxA, which produces MKLFFIFLSAILVNNFVLSKFLGICPFLGVSKKISSASGMSMAVIFVMVLSSVITWFLNLLLVKLGLEFLTTIVFILVIATLVQFIEFYIKKVSPNLYEALGIYLPLITTNCAILGLALINVINKYTLVETIVNALGAGFGFGMALIIFSAIRERMDYYDIPEPFKGTAIALITAGLLSMAFMGFSGLIKI
- a CDS encoding electron transport complex subunit E, with the translated sequence MANIKNFKAGLFEQNPIFIQVLGMCPTLATTTNAENALGMGLATLSVLILSNIVVSLIKKWVPKNIRIPIYIVVIASFVTMVDILMHGYVYDLWKTLGLFIPLIVVNCIILGRAESFASKNTVLDSIYDALGMGLGFTGALVLLGSVRELLGNGTIFGLPIWGDAMKLYVMILPPGAFLVLGMLLAMFNAIGIHNRNKAKAGENK
- a CDS encoding RnfABCDGE type electron transport complex subunit G, yielding MKEYIKTGLILMIFIVISGLIVSIVYVSAKPAIDNAELQAKLKAIKKVLENSKGDGLLISNIPNSSKELDEAIWDSNESGILYSNSNSKVYSPVYKYINDKGQEIYILTVSSIGFGGEVISVVSFVKEDEIYFNNLEVISYSQETPGLGANIAQENIKKRFFPISYEGLLNGVKVNKDAGVLLNTPQQIKEGKEKGIIQTSDVMTGATITPRAVANSINAGFEYLKSKGVIQ
- a CDS encoding RnfABCDGE type electron transport complex subunit D, translating into MKLNVAAAPHLRSKDSVRAVMVDVLIALIPSVIVSTWVFGLRALWIMLYTMILAEVMELFIMKVLRKQKNFKPDGSASVTGLLLAMNLSLAVNWWQILIGTFAAIVLGKHVYGGLGKNVFNPALIGRVFMLISFPVAMTTWYRPFYYKFDTITTATPLAILKEKGIDSLSNWSDYTISLKSLFVGTVPGSIGEVSALALLIGFIYLVVRGRIKIWIPVTYISTVFVIASIFYLVDPTKYASPLFHLLAGGLMLGALFMATDMVTSPMTVKGQIIFGLGLGLITMVIRLFGGYPEGVSFSILIMNALVPLIDIYAKPRIFGTTRGGK
- the rsxC gene encoding electron transport complex subunit RsxC, translating into MALLSFKGGVHPPEKKELAEHKEIKVLPLPEKVYIYTTNHIGAPAKILVEPGQKVKTGQKIGEANGFISANIHSSVTGEVVEIIKMTNAASGSKNDVIVIQRTGDDEWDFIPNHGDYSKKSPKEIIEIVKEAGIVGLGGAMFPSHVKMSIPEGKKADYLIINAAECEPYITIDHRMMLEKSKEIVKGIKIIMHATGVNKAYIGIESNKPDAIEKMKEAVSGEPIEVKVLKTKYPQGAEKQLIYAITKKEVPSGGLPLDVGAIVFNVSTIYAIYEAVEKGKPLVERGITLTGEGVKNPGNFIYRIGTLAKDLLDYVGLVEEEKIDRILYGGPMMGIPLPNIELPTFKGNNALTVMTKDVAPDKELFPCIRCSKCVQVCPINLMPYLLKMQVEKREYDKALEYGLMDCIECGSCSYACPAGIELVKSFKTGKKVARALKGRAKK